A single window of Salvia splendens isolate huo1 chromosome 8, SspV2, whole genome shotgun sequence DNA harbors:
- the LOC121743504 gene encoding serine/threonine-protein phosphatase 7 long form homolog, with protein sequence MATSSSTGHLLYGPEDPSVLNLQKNHISNKLMKEGTTQVFKVRRTESKTWDVDIHENVRYWLDVFGFKGMIDCGKPMKVGNELITALIERWRPETHTFHLPIGETTITLEDVQAIWGLRADGLVFTGRDYHDNFPDWTSKCRDLLGWIPDSSTETKQGGLLMTALINQTRMPLGDDLPTYVYIQRARIHALVLLGGLILPDTTGCKVPFMWLNGLGDPEEVKNISWGSAALAYLYHYLCEASMDKRKELGGPMILLQLWAWERMPTLRPAFIGPVVHEPYTPCGARWKGTTQIGNAPRYSVEHYRDQISLIRPGQFIWTSYAPCILPDYCNDVNGCSLCETYLVCWAYVEAHEPGRVRRQFNRYQDIPHYVDRMLRNADHLGKNDRRGKKGNNWANTHQFYIGEWDMRYERFQAAENAVPMSMNIPMNPGYMAWYNRITVTYMT encoded by the exons ATGGCGACTTCAAGTTCTACCGGACATTTATTGTATGGACCCGAAGACCCGTCCGTCTTAAATCtgcaaaaaaatcacatttcaaataaactcatGAAAGAGGGAACAACCCAAGTATTTAAAGTCAGAAGGACTGAAAGTAAGACTTGGGACGTCGACATTCATGAGAATGTAAGATATTGGCTTGACGTCTTTGGTTTCAAAGGCATGATCGATTGTGGGAAGCCAATGAAGGTCGGCAATGAGCTGATCACGGCGttgattgagcgttggaggccggAGACACACACATTCCATCTACCGATCGGTGAGACGACGATcaccttggaagatgtgcaagccaTCTGGGGCTTGAGGGCGGATGGTCTCGTTTTCACAGGTCGTGACTATCATGACAACTTTCCAGATTGGACCAGCAAGTGCCGCGATCTGCTGGGATGGATACCAGATTCATCCACAGAGACAAAGCAAGGCGGTTTGCTGATGACCGCGCTCATCAACCAGACTAGGATGCCACTGGGTGATGACCTACCTACGTACGTTTACATCCAAAGGGCACGTATCCATGCCCTAGTTTTATTAGGAGGTCTCATTCTACCGGACACCACGGGCTGTAAGGTGCcatttatgtggttgaatgggcttggggatccggaagaggtgaagaatattagttggggaagtgcggcattggcctacctttatcattatctgtgcgaggcttccatggataagagaaaagagttgggcgggcctatgatccttctgcagctatgggcgtgggaaagaatgcccacattgaggCCTGCGTTCATAGGACCAGTTGTGCACGAGCCATATACACCATGTGGCGCCAG GTGGAAAGGAACAACACAGATAGGAAATGCTCCTAGATACTCGGTTGAGCATTACCGTGACCAAATATCTCTGATTAGACCTGGCCAG TTTATCTGGACGTCATACGCACCTTGCATACTGCCTGACTACTGCAATGATGTGAATGGATGCTCTTTGTGCGAAACCTACTTGGTATGTTGGGCCTATGTCGAGGCCCATGAGCCTGGAAGAGTGCGCCGACAGTTCAATCGGTATCAGGATATACCGCATTACGTAGATAGGATGCTAAGGAACGCCGATCATTTGGGCAAAAATGATCGGCGTGGCAAGAAGGGCAACAACTGGGCAAACACGCATCAGTTCTACATTGGGGAGTGGGACATGAGGTACGAGAGGTTCCAAGCTGCCGAAAACGCCGTACCGATGTCCATGAATATTCCCATGAACCCGGGGTATATGGCGTGGTATAACAGGATTACCGTGACGTACATGACTTAG
- the LOC121746190 gene encoding BTB/POZ and MATH domain-containing protein 5-like — protein MAETLDRTPNQTSPTRSRSVTETVNGSHRFVIQGYSLAKGMGVGKHIASEEFTVGGYKWAIYFYPDGKNPEDNSTYVSVFIALASEGTDVRALFELTLMDQSGKGKHKVHSHFDRSL, from the coding sequence ATGGCGGAAACGCTGGATAGGACGCCGAACCAGACATCGCCGACGCGTTCGAGGTCGGTGACGGAGACGGTGAACGGGTCGCACCGGTTCGTGATACAGGGATACTCTCTGGCGAAAGGCATGGGCGTCGGTAAACACATAGCGAGCGAAGAATTCACGGTGGGAGGGTACAAATGGGCCATTTATTTCTACCCCGACGGCAAGAACCCCGAGGATAACTCCACCTACGTCTCGGTGTTCATTGCACTGGCGAGCGAGGGTACTGATGTGCGGGCGCTCTTCGAGCTCACGCTCATGGACCAGAGCGGGAAAGGGAAGCATAAGGTGCATAGCCATTTCGATAGGTCGCTCTAG
- the LOC121745653 gene encoding BTB/POZ and MATH domain-containing protein 4-like, with protein sequence MWGYKRFFRRAMLETSDFLRDDCLKINCTVGVVVSATDCSMLHSIQVPDSDIESNIGMLLENMEGSDIIFNVSGEKFHAHKLVLSARSPKFRSELLEGVDIEVEEVMVPDMEPKVFKALLHFIYRDTLAEDELIASSSCSTPLVAYTLTAKLLAAADHYDLERLKRICESHLCKDISVDSVTQVLSLADSYHAAELKDVCLKFATENLADPKCSLMPKRGRPLSQASEAAEKRLKSEIDNAVDDVIPVAFAKKLRDRLAEGVPSTSASDVEQKTIKRRKTDRLYCRRTPSEFLNCLKQLNPRQKRAVTEIGFRAVLSFDIKEIPSFLAFWVLNALNLACCQI encoded by the exons ATGTG GGGATACAAGCGTTTTTTCAGGAGAGCTATGCTTGAAACATCAGATTTTCTTCGAGATGATTGCTTGAAGATCAACTGTACAGTTGGAGTAGTTGTTTCTGCTACTGATTGTTCTATGTTACACTCTATTCAGGTTCCAGATTCTGATATTGAATCAAACATTGGGATGCTTTTAGAAAACATGGAAGGTTCTGATATCATATTTAATGTATCTGGGGAGAAATTCCATGCCCATAAGTTGGTATTATCTGCTCGTTCCCCAAAGTTTCGGTCTGAGCTCCTTGAAGGAGTGGATATTGAAGTGGAAGAAGTTATGGTACCGGACATGGAACCTAAAGTTTTTAAG GCGCTGCTGCACTTTATCTACCGAGATACCTTGGCTGAAGATGAGCTGATAGCATCTAGTTCTTGTTCTACACCTTTGGTAGCTTACACCTTGACTGCAAAATTGCTGGCTGCAGCTGATCATTATGACTTAGAAAGACTCAAAAGGATATGTGAATCTCATCTGTGCAAAGATATTTCTGTAGATTCAGTTACACAAGTACTTTCTTTGGCAGATAGTTATCATGCTGCAGAATTGAAAGATGTCTGCCTTAAATTTGCCACTGAGAACCTGGCAG ATCCAAAATGCTCTCTTATGCCTAAGAGAGGTCGACCGCTCTCTCAAGCATCAGAGGCTGCAG aGAAGCGACTAAAATCAGAAATTGACAACGCAGTAGATGATGTTATTCCGGTTGCGTTTGCTAAGAAGTTGAGGGATAGGTTGGCGGAGGGTGTCCCTAGTACGTCCGCAAGTGATGTTGAACAGAAAACGATTAAGAGACGAAAGACTGATCGTCTTTACTGTAGACGAACACCGTCGGAATTTCTAAACTGCTTGAAGCAGTTAAATCCAAGACAGAAAAGGGCAGTTACGGAAATTGGTTTTCGTGCAGTACTCTCTTTTGACATAAAAGAAATCCCtagctttcttgctttttgggtGTTGAACGCCCTTAACCTCGCCTGCTGCCAAATATAG